Proteins from one Anastrepha obliqua isolate idAnaObli1 chromosome 2, idAnaObli1_1.0, whole genome shotgun sequence genomic window:
- the LOC129237937 gene encoding uncharacterized protein LOC129237937: MAGDSHAEDAKLSGLSKHFNGSTMRGRANVAKATYAVVGLIIAYNILKPKKK; encoded by the exons ATGGCGGGTGATTCACATGCCGAGGACGCTAAATTAAGTGGactctcgaaacatttcaatGGCTCCACAATGCGTGGCCGTGCTAAC GTGGCCAAAGCCACGTATGCTGTGGTCGGTCTCATCATTGCCTACAACATTCTTAAGCCCAAGAAGAAGTAA